A window of the Mucilaginibacter sp. cycad4 genome harbors these coding sequences:
- a CDS encoding AraC family transcriptional regulator, with product MENTKTNLPYYTEINDFLASIPWPGRTEDPDFYCLRLKRLDQDLQVYRPPFKRSFYFFALFINSGKIQVSYGDKTVNDPDSYLVFHSPDLVYSFAHNNALEGYVIYFKPECFSFFKPDFHQEFPLFDWLHTNLFKFDHATFDRLTPDFEAVFTAYEKSARTRPLEAKVKLLGLLYHLQDFTPKISITPTNKQQMLLRKFIQLIDNHYIDKRTVKEYADLLSVTANHLSQSVKQLSGKNALSFIAGRLAAEARSLIHYTDFEITEVAYKLNFSDPANFGKFFKKQIGLSPSEFRKQRKQLY from the coding sequence ATGGAGAATACTAAGACCAACCTTCCTTACTATACGGAAATTAATGATTTCCTGGCTTCGATCCCCTGGCCCGGCCGCACGGAAGATCCCGACTTTTATTGTTTGCGGTTAAAACGGCTTGACCAGGACCTGCAAGTATACCGGCCGCCTTTTAAAAGGTCATTTTATTTTTTCGCATTATTTATCAATTCAGGGAAAATTCAGGTCAGCTATGGCGATAAGACCGTTAATGATCCGGATTCTTACCTCGTTTTTCACTCGCCGGACCTGGTGTACAGTTTCGCGCATAACAATGCGCTTGAAGGCTACGTGATCTACTTCAAGCCCGAATGTTTTTCTTTCTTTAAACCCGATTTCCATCAGGAATTCCCTTTGTTTGACTGGCTGCACACCAATCTTTTTAAATTCGATCATGCCACATTTGATCGGCTCACCCCAGACTTTGAAGCGGTATTTACTGCTTATGAAAAATCAGCCAGAACTCGGCCGCTGGAAGCTAAGGTCAAATTGCTTGGTTTACTTTACCATCTCCAGGACTTTACGCCTAAAATAAGTATCACGCCGACCAATAAGCAGCAAATGCTGCTCCGTAAATTTATACAATTGATAGATAATCATTATATTGATAAACGCACGGTTAAAGAATATGCAGACCTGTTATCCGTTACGGCTAATCACCTCTCCCAGTCTGTAAAACAGCTTTCAGGCAAGAATGCGCTAAGTTTTATCGCCGGACGCCTCGCGGCCGAAGCCAGGTCACTCATTCACTATACCGATTTTGAAATTACAGAGGTGGCGTATAAGCTGAATTTTTCCGACCCGGCTAATTTTGGCAAATTCTTCAAAAAACAAATAGGGTTGTCCCCTTCGGAGTTCCGAAAACAGCGTAAGCAATTATATTGA
- a CDS encoding SDR family oxidoreductase — translation MKLQDNTTAQSIVVLGANGGIGREVVKQALAEGHYVTAILRTPKKLTITHENLKVIQGNILDPKSLLEAFEGNDIVVSAIGNNSIKKTTLFSEGSKNVIEAIEFIGINRAFFISASGIDVNPTHSWIVRFATKYILQTILRNVYADQVLMENLIKKSRIDWTIVRPPKLLDKPKTGLYRVSTQGFLNNGLSISRADVAHFILNNLDNSNTVHKTVEIAY, via the coding sequence ATGAAACTGCAAGATAATACAACCGCTCAAAGCATTGTCGTTTTAGGAGCCAACGGTGGAATTGGCAGAGAAGTTGTGAAGCAAGCATTGGCTGAAGGCCATTACGTGACCGCAATTTTGAGAACCCCAAAGAAGTTGACTATTACCCATGAAAATTTGAAAGTTATTCAAGGGAATATTTTGGACCCAAAATCTTTGCTGGAAGCTTTTGAGGGCAATGACATAGTTGTTTCGGCCATCGGTAATAATTCAATAAAAAAAACTACGCTTTTTTCTGAGGGGTCTAAGAATGTCATTGAGGCAATCGAATTTATTGGGATAAACCGGGCGTTTTTCATATCTGCCTCGGGAATTGATGTAAATCCTACGCATTCGTGGATAGTGCGGTTCGCCACCAAATATATTCTTCAGACCATATTGCGAAATGTGTATGCGGATCAGGTGCTTATGGAAAACCTCATCAAGAAAAGTCGGATAGACTGGACGATTGTCCGTCCTCCAAAGCTGCTTGACAAACCCAAAACAGGGCTTTACAGGGTATCAACCCAAGGGTTTTTAAACAACGGACTCTCGATCTCCAGAGCGGATGTTGCTCATTTTATTTTAAACAACTTAGACAACAGTAACACTGTACATAAGACTGTTGAGATCGCTTATTGA
- a CDS encoding DUF932 domain-containing protein, translated as MTNYNNNIVKPKVWQVIGTTIAKNATSSEAITQAGLNFEVMKRPNLHALPSGNNIISDSSFYTFRTDNEAILGDKVGKDYQVLQNVDAFSFFDSIVDGQGGIRYETAGALGYGSTIFITAKLPDYIKVGRNDLIDQYLFLTSTHDGTGSITIAFTPVRIWCSNTLNTALNNCSNCIKIRHTASAAEKLKGAHKMLGISNQLSVELEAIFNRWARVRITDPQVKRLIQLAMIPNKETYAKLKEGKDEELSSHFNNMVSSVFDYAMTADSQQENTTKGTLFGSYNAVTGYYQNVRNYRDDESKFKSIMYGTGQDRSQTTFNICADFAKNGNTALLFN; from the coding sequence ATGACAAATTATAATAATAACATCGTAAAGCCCAAAGTGTGGCAGGTGATCGGTACGACCATTGCCAAAAACGCCACCAGTTCGGAAGCCATCACACAGGCGGGATTAAATTTTGAGGTCATGAAACGCCCCAATTTACACGCCCTGCCAAGCGGTAACAATATCATTTCTGATAGCAGCTTTTATACATTCCGCACCGATAACGAAGCCATTTTAGGCGATAAGGTCGGTAAAGATTACCAAGTACTGCAAAACGTAGATGCCTTTTCATTTTTTGACAGTATCGTAGACGGTCAGGGAGGAATCAGGTATGAAACGGCCGGAGCGTTAGGTTACGGCTCAACTATTTTCATTACCGCCAAGCTGCCCGATTATATTAAGGTTGGGCGCAATGACCTGATAGATCAGTACTTGTTTTTAACCTCAACGCATGACGGAACAGGCAGTATTACTATCGCTTTTACGCCTGTACGTATTTGGTGTAGCAATACTTTAAATACTGCATTGAACAATTGCAGTAATTGTATCAAAATACGCCATACCGCCAGTGCTGCCGAGAAACTGAAGGGAGCGCATAAAATGTTAGGCATCAGTAACCAGCTATCGGTAGAACTGGAGGCCATTTTTAACCGTTGGGCAAGGGTGCGGATAACCGACCCTCAAGTCAAACGATTGATACAGTTAGCCATGATACCCAATAAAGAAACCTATGCAAAACTAAAAGAAGGTAAAGACGAAGAACTTTCCAGCCATTTTAACAACATGGTTAGCAGTGTATTTGATTATGCGATGACAGCCGACAGCCAGCAGGAAAATACGACCAAAGGAACTTTATTCGGCTCCTATAATGCCGTAACGGGGTATTATCAAAATGTCCGCAATTATCGTGATGACGAAAGCAAATTTAAATCCATCATGTACGGCACAGGACAAGATCGTTCGCAAACAACTTTTAACATTTGTGCAGACTTTGCTAAAAATGGCAACACTGCTTTATTGTTTAACTAA
- a CDS encoding winged helix DNA-binding protein — translation MNKTVELVKVWGAFEEQNPGATLEDFYRFQIAQSPRDEPYFTEANGKLIPDLAGRFIILVRRIGKFHIFFSNKGLEGTGLGQVEEFGLLVTIFNMGSPIKSETIQSNIMELSSGSNMLIRLKKKGFVNEFSDKDDKRVRRLKLTAKGEDVLKNAVAIVQQAAHLLADGMSEEEMQSCIELLKPIDARISDIYQKHKNKPLDEIFPKKILKK, via the coding sequence ATGAATAAAACGGTCGAATTAGTTAAAGTATGGGGTGCATTCGAAGAGCAAAACCCGGGAGCGACCTTGGAGGACTTTTACCGCTTCCAAATTGCACAAAGCCCCCGGGACGAACCATATTTCACGGAGGCTAACGGGAAACTTATTCCTGACCTCGCCGGGAGGTTTATTATACTTGTCCGACGGATCGGCAAGTTCCATATCTTTTTTTCGAATAAGGGGTTAGAAGGTACCGGCTTGGGACAGGTGGAAGAATTTGGCCTCCTGGTCACCATTTTTAACATGGGCAGCCCGATCAAATCTGAGACGATCCAAAGTAATATCATGGAACTTTCAAGCGGAAGCAATATGCTTATCAGATTGAAAAAGAAAGGATTTGTTAATGAGTTTTCCGACAAGGATGATAAAAGGGTGAGACGACTTAAACTAACTGCCAAAGGCGAAGACGTTTTAAAGAACGCGGTGGCAATTGTTCAACAAGCCGCCCACCTGTTGGCGGACGGGATGAGTGAAGAAGAGATGCAAAGCTGTATCGAGTTATTGAAACCCATAGATGCCCGTATTTCTGATATTTACCAAAAGCATAAAAACAAACCATTAGACGAGATCTTTCCAAAGAAGATATTAAAAAAGTAG
- a CDS encoding cytochrome c, whose amino-acid sequence MKFKIATILVTAVLLSGCDQTKPKDEGSIKAVSRLTKSNHPGNKIEEFRDAEAAFQQKCAACHGADGTAGIVNAANLQKSNLDLLATIKVITNGKVAMPSFSAQLSAKQIKGISAYVLSLHK is encoded by the coding sequence ATGAAATTTAAAATAGCAACCATATTGGTCACCGCTGTATTGTTGTCAGGTTGTGATCAAACGAAGCCGAAAGACGAAGGCAGTATTAAAGCGGTAAGTCGCCTAACTAAAAGCAATCACCCTGGTAATAAAATTGAAGAGTTTCGCGACGCTGAGGCTGCTTTCCAGCAGAAATGTGCGGCATGCCACGGAGCGGACGGGACCGCAGGCATAGTTAATGCAGCCAATTTGCAAAAAAGCAACTTGGACCTGTTGGCCACGATAAAGGTCATTACAAACGGAAAGGTGGCAATGCCGTCATTCTCCGCTCAGCTCAGTGCAAAGCAGATCAAGGGAATTTCAGCATACGTCCTTTCCCTGCACAAATGA
- a CDS encoding YdeI/OmpD-associated family protein: protein MNHNSEIDTYIANAGDFAKPILAHWRMLIHERCPDVTEVMKWGIPHFEYKNENIFVFASYTNHCSFSFLKESLMTDPRLKANKDLKPIQKFLGKIRKREDLPQDEEFVSMLDDAMLLNEKGIKVKREKPANDKPKILETPDYLLAALTGNSKAKEVFESKSNSFRKEYIVWISDAKTDETRQKRINEALEWIAEGKSRFWKHQ from the coding sequence ATGAACCATAATTCTGAAATAGATACCTACATCGCAAATGCAGGGGACTTTGCAAAGCCTATCCTGGCGCATTGGCGAATGCTTATACACGAACGCTGCCCTGATGTGACCGAAGTTATGAAATGGGGAATACCACATTTTGAATATAAGAATGAGAACATTTTTGTATTCGCATCCTATACAAATCATTGTTCTTTTTCCTTCCTGAAAGAGAGCCTGATGACCGATCCGCGTCTGAAGGCAAATAAAGATTTGAAACCCATCCAGAAGTTTTTGGGAAAGATCAGGAAACGGGAAGACTTGCCACAGGATGAAGAATTCGTATCTATGCTGGATGACGCAATGTTATTAAATGAAAAAGGCATCAAGGTAAAGCGGGAAAAACCGGCAAATGACAAGCCAAAGATACTGGAAACGCCCGACTACCTCCTGGCGGCCTTAACGGGTAATTCCAAAGCAAAAGAGGTTTTTGAAAGTAAGTCAAATTCTTTCCGCAAAGAATACATCGTTTGGATCAGCGATGCAAAGACCGACGAAACGCGGCAAAAAAGAATCAACGAAGCTTTAGAATGGATAGCTGAAGGCAAAAGTAGGTTTTGGAAACATCAATAA
- a CDS encoding HAMP domain-containing protein, translating to MNLKQRFSFIFSCLFSALLATVTLTVYLLFAHFRQDEFSALMAEKAQTTAKLLIEVKEIDYKMQKIIDSNSINKLYKENTQIYDENYKLIYNSNDTLTVNLKRTDLDRIRKKQRIFKKTDQYDVLGLYYTYDHKHYYVVVSAEDTYDNHKLNYLKYLLLGAFMIGTTIVWLLSFSLSKKALQPLDSFRKRIQEITDSNLKVRLSEAKREDEINALAHSFNQMMDRIDNAYNRQKEFTGNASHELRTPVARVAAQLENLIHQPGINEIWRANLTSIFEDTFQLSEIISSLVALADINSSEHQFSFTKIRLDELIFNTVADLSKAFPDFKLKFEIENHTGSATEPEISGDETLLKIALLNLFKNAYIYSDNHLLECLIRQNDKEIELLITNTGEVPKIEDTATLFTAFYRGSNIGNIAGSGIGLSIVKRVLEYHKARVIYNIIDQNTNQVYLSFSSLQESL from the coding sequence ATGAATTTAAAACAGCGTTTTTCATTTATTTTCAGCTGCCTTTTTTCGGCGCTTTTAGCGACGGTTACGCTAACGGTTTACCTGCTTTTTGCCCATTTCAGGCAGGATGAATTTTCAGCATTAATGGCCGAGAAAGCCCAAACAACGGCAAAGCTGCTGATCGAGGTGAAAGAGATCGATTACAAGATGCAAAAGATCATCGACAGTAACAGTATCAATAAGCTCTACAAGGAAAACACCCAGATCTATGACGAAAATTATAAACTCATTTACAATAGCAATGATACCCTAACCGTAAATTTAAAAAGAACAGATCTTGATCGAATTAGGAAAAAACAACGGATATTTAAAAAGACAGATCAGTATGATGTACTTGGGCTATATTACACCTATGATCATAAGCATTATTACGTAGTGGTTTCGGCCGAAGACACCTATGACAACCATAAACTTAATTATTTAAAATACCTGCTGTTAGGCGCTTTTATGATAGGAACAACCATTGTTTGGCTCTTATCCTTCAGTTTAAGTAAGAAAGCATTGCAACCCCTGGATAGCTTCCGTAAAAGAATACAGGAAATAACGGATAGTAATTTGAAAGTCAGGCTATCAGAAGCCAAACGGGAAGACGAAATCAATGCGCTGGCCCATTCCTTTAACCAGATGATGGACAGGATTGACAATGCCTATAACAGGCAAAAGGAATTTACGGGTAACGCTTCCCATGAATTGCGTACACCTGTGGCCCGGGTAGCAGCACAATTGGAGAATTTAATTCACCAGCCAGGCATAAACGAAATCTGGAGAGCAAATCTGACCAGCATTTTTGAAGATACCTTTCAACTTTCCGAAATCATCAGTTCACTGGTGGCATTGGCCGACATCAACAGCAGTGAACATCAATTCTCTTTCACCAAGATCAGGCTGGATGAACTGATATTTAATACCGTAGCCGACCTGTCAAAAGCTTTCCCGGATTTTAAATTAAAGTTTGAAATTGAAAACCATACGGGGAGTGCGACAGAACCGGAAATTTCGGGTGACGAAACCTTGTTAAAAATAGCGCTGTTAAATCTTTTTAAAAACGCATATATCTATTCTGATAATCATTTATTGGAGTGCCTGATCAGGCAGAATGACAAAGAGATAGAACTCCTGATCACCAATACAGGTGAAGTTCCGAAAATAGAAGATACAGCCACTCTTTTTACCGCCTTTTACCGGGGGAGCAACATTGGAAACATTGCGGGAAGCGGGATTGGATTGAGTATTGTTAAGCGGGTACTCGAATATCATAAAGCCCGCGTTATCTATAATATCATCGATCAGAACACCAACCAGGTATATCTATCGTTTTCATCGTTACAGGAGAGTCTGTAA
- a CDS encoding response regulator transcription factor: protein MIYKILLLEDDYKMSNEIKIFLDSKSLLCDVVYDGKLFFKHLQTENYELFILDVNVPSLNGIEVCKKIRITDKTKPIIMLTAYSDVESKIIAFESGADDYLVKPFHLEELFIRVNALLRRSYRTDNKQSFIIDDLIIYTGEMKVTRAGKEIALTPKEYKLIELLAMEEGKPVSKQTIATRVWDINFETGTNTIEVYINYLRNKIDKGFNRPLVHTRAGFGYYLK, encoded by the coding sequence ATGATTTACAAAATTTTGCTATTAGAAGACGATTATAAAATGTCCAATGAAATCAAGATTTTTTTGGACAGCAAGAGCCTTCTTTGCGATGTAGTCTACGATGGTAAGTTATTCTTCAAGCATCTCCAGACTGAAAATTATGAATTGTTTATATTAGATGTAAATGTCCCCTCCCTTAACGGCATTGAGGTATGTAAAAAAATCCGCATAACGGATAAAACCAAACCGATCATAATGTTAACGGCCTATAGCGATGTGGAAAGTAAAATCATTGCATTTGAGTCCGGTGCAGACGATTATCTCGTTAAGCCCTTTCACCTGGAAGAATTATTTATACGCGTTAATGCCCTCCTGCGGAGAAGTTATCGTACCGATAACAAACAAAGCTTTATAATTGACGACCTTATTATTTATACTGGTGAAATGAAGGTAACCAGGGCCGGGAAGGAAATCGCCCTGACTCCTAAAGAATATAAATTGATTGAATTACTTGCGATGGAAGAGGGCAAACCGGTTTCCAAGCAAACCATAGCGACCAGGGTATGGGATATTAACTTTGAAACGGGAACCAATACCATAGAAGTATATATCAATTATTTAAGAAACAAGATAGATAAGGGTTTTAACAGACCACTGGTCCATACCCGTGCAGGATTTGGTTATTATCTCAAATGA
- a CDS encoding VOC family protein, translating into MATKVFINLPVKNLDNSKQFFQDLGFSFNPLFTDEKAGCMVVSESIFVMLLTENYFKTFIDKEICDARLSTEVLIALDAESADEVKQFVTKAESLGGTIYAPAKDHGFMYQHSFADLDGHKWEIAYVDMSQFTQS; encoded by the coding sequence ATGGCAACTAAAGTATTTATCAATCTTCCGGTGAAAAACCTGGATAATTCCAAGCAGTTCTTTCAGGATCTCGGATTCTCATTTAATCCCCTGTTTACCGATGAAAAGGCAGGCTGCATGGTCGTAAGTGAAAGCATTTTTGTTATGCTGCTCACCGAAAATTATTTTAAAACGTTTATCGATAAGGAGATTTGCGATGCAAGGCTCTCGACAGAAGTGCTTATTGCACTCGACGCTGAATCAGCAGACGAGGTGAAGCAATTTGTCACCAAAGCCGAATCATTGGGCGGCACGATCTATGCACCTGCCAAAGATCATGGCTTTATGTATCAGCACAGTTTTGCAGATCTGGATGGTCATAAGTGGGAAATCGCCTATGTAGACATGAGTCAGTTTACGCAATCATAA
- the nhaA gene encoding Na+/H+ antiporter NhaA, translating into MKRILLKAINPLRILINDSRFTGLMLIACTILSMCLANSGFAAAYKQFWHGDLVTLSSIPLPENFLSWINNFLMAFFFLMAGMEIKRELVSGELSSFKKAVLPFGAALGGMTVPALIFVAFNLHTSYTHGWGIPTATDIAFSVGIASLLGKRIPVGLKILLMALAIIDDLGAIVVIALFYGGHINWLFLGIGGLLYAALFAVNYAKIKFGPVQIVLSLALWYAFFNSGIESSIVGVLVAFATPVAELPKIEKAIHRWVNFLIIPLFALANTAILLPDHIIGSLGTTVGLGIIFGLVIGKPIGIFLFSRILVACKVASLPSNVQWKQVFGMGTLAGIGFTMSIFTTMLAFKAESFQDIAKVAILVSVLLSLIFSMAYFLIISVNMKFEHAGETEQVPSTAEGKLELELG; encoded by the coding sequence ATGAAAAGGATATTATTAAAAGCCATCAATCCATTAAGGATCTTGATTAATGACAGCCGTTTTACCGGTCTGATGTTAATTGCCTGCACCATACTTTCTATGTGCCTGGCCAATTCGGGATTCGCAGCTGCTTACAAACAGTTTTGGCATGGGGACCTGGTAACCCTTTCATCTATACCCTTGCCCGAAAACTTTTTAAGCTGGATCAACAATTTCCTGATGGCTTTTTTCTTTTTGATGGCCGGAATGGAAATCAAACGCGAACTGGTAAGCGGAGAGCTTTCATCCTTCAAGAAGGCGGTGCTTCCATTTGGGGCCGCCCTGGGCGGCATGACCGTACCTGCACTGATATTTGTGGCCTTCAACCTACACACCAGCTACACGCACGGCTGGGGAATACCAACCGCCACCGACATAGCCTTTTCTGTTGGGATAGCCTCCTTACTGGGTAAACGAATACCTGTAGGTTTAAAAATACTGCTGATGGCGCTGGCCATTATTGATGATCTGGGGGCCATCGTTGTTATCGCGCTATTTTATGGCGGGCATATCAACTGGTTATTTTTGGGTATCGGCGGTCTACTTTATGCGGCATTGTTCGCGGTCAATTATGCAAAGATCAAATTTGGCCCGGTGCAAATTGTACTTTCCCTTGCACTTTGGTATGCTTTTTTTAACTCGGGAATAGAGTCAAGCATTGTCGGCGTTTTGGTGGCTTTCGCCACACCCGTTGCGGAACTGCCAAAAATTGAAAAGGCCATACATCGCTGGGTAAACTTCCTGATCATTCCGTTATTTGCCCTGGCGAACACAGCTATATTATTACCAGACCATATTATAGGCTCGTTAGGCACTACTGTTGGCCTGGGTATCATATTCGGTTTGGTGATTGGCAAACCCATCGGCATTTTCCTGTTTAGCCGGATACTCGTTGCCTGCAAAGTTGCCAGTTTGCCAAGCAACGTACAGTGGAAACAGGTTTTTGGGATGGGAACTTTAGCTGGCATTGGTTTCACGATGTCGATATTCACCACGATGCTGGCTTTTAAAGCCGAATCTTTTCAGGATATCGCTAAAGTTGCCATATTGGTCAGCGTTTTACTATCGTTAATATTCAGCATGGCTTACTTTCTGATCATCAGCGTCAACATGAAATTTGAACACGCGGGTGAAACAGAGCAAGTCCCTTCAACAGCAGAAGGCAAGCTGGAACTGGAATTAGGATAA
- a CDS encoding haloalkane dehalogenase, with translation MATAKFILTAFITGSLSLAGKASFGQNSNQQNNTPAMEQENRASKKAISAAFPYKKKYKTVSNIKMAYVETGAGDPIVFLHGNPTSSYLWRNIIPYLQGQGRCIAPDLVGMGDSEKLPNSGPNSYTFEEQRKYLDELLSQLGVNQKITFVVHDWGSALAFDWAYRHPEAVKGIAYMEAIVAPYSMKDMPPQAQNIFTALRSPAGEDMVLKQNSFIEINLPGTVLRKLSSEEMENYRKPFLQPGESRRAMLSWARQLPLDGQPENIAKIVTTYGNWLSTSDIPKLYIEADPGTMPPSARAFCKTWKNQVTVTAKGRHYVQEDSPDEIGMALSTWLTKINKQQYNKTMNTNAELNKKIVRNLYENILKNRRFEDLSTVISEDYTGIQGEKGVPGFLVAVKSVIDGFPDIEWKIMDMIAEDDKVTLRWTWTATNSGPFRGIAASNKTVTDNAIVIYQLRNGKIINAWMQGDRLGVLIQIGAIPQNLVPGPPAKVKE, from the coding sequence ATGGCAACAGCAAAATTCATCTTAACCGCATTCATCACAGGATCGCTTTCCCTTGCTGGCAAGGCATCTTTCGGGCAAAATTCAAATCAACAAAATAACACACCAGCTATGGAACAGGAAAATCGAGCTTCAAAGAAAGCTATCAGCGCAGCTTTCCCCTACAAGAAGAAGTATAAGACCGTATCGAATATAAAGATGGCCTATGTCGAAACCGGTGCGGGCGACCCGATCGTATTTCTGCACGGCAATCCAACCTCATCGTATTTGTGGCGGAACATCATCCCTTACCTGCAGGGACAGGGACGCTGCATTGCACCTGACCTGGTAGGAATGGGCGATTCTGAAAAACTGCCCAACAGCGGGCCCAACTCCTATACCTTTGAAGAGCAGCGCAAATACCTTGACGAACTGCTTTCACAATTAGGCGTGAACCAGAAGATTACCTTCGTTGTGCACGATTGGGGTTCTGCACTGGCTTTCGACTGGGCGTATCGTCATCCTGAGGCCGTGAAAGGCATCGCATATATGGAAGCGATCGTAGCACCCTATTCAATGAAAGATATGCCGCCGCAGGCGCAAAACATATTTACCGCCTTGCGCTCACCTGCAGGGGAGGATATGGTTCTTAAACAGAACTCTTTTATTGAGATCAATCTGCCGGGTACAGTACTTCGCAAGCTATCGTCCGAAGAAATGGAAAATTACCGGAAGCCCTTTTTGCAGCCGGGTGAATCGAGACGTGCCATGCTAAGCTGGGCGAGACAACTGCCGCTTGACGGGCAGCCTGAAAATATCGCAAAAATTGTAACAACCTATGGCAATTGGCTCTCAACCAGTGATATTCCCAAGCTATACATAGAAGCTGATCCCGGCACTATGCCACCCTCGGCACGGGCTTTCTGTAAAACCTGGAAAAACCAGGTGACGGTTACCGCAAAAGGCAGGCATTATGTGCAGGAAGATTCGCCGGACGAAATTGGTATGGCCCTGTCAACCTGGCTAACAAAAATAAATAAACAACAATACAATAAAACGATGAATACAAATGCTGAATTAAACAAAAAAATAGTTCGTAACCTTTACGAGAACATTTTAAAAAACCGGAGATTCGAGGACCTGTCAACGGTTATTTCCGAAGATTATACAGGTATCCAAGGCGAAAAGGGTGTACCCGGATTTTTAGTAGCCGTAAAATCGGTGATCGATGGCTTTCCTGATATCGAATGGAAGATCATGGACATGATTGCTGAGGATGATAAAGTAACGTTACGCTGGACGTGGACTGCGACAAACTCAGGGCCGTTCCGCGGTATCGCAGCGAGTAATAAAACGGTAACCGACAACGCTATCGTTATTTATCAGCTGCGCAACGGTAAAATCATCAATGCCTGGATGCAGGGCGATCGTTTGGGTGTACTGATCCAGATTGGTGCGATCCCGCAAAACCTGGTGCCGGGCCCGCCTGCAAAAGTTAAAGAATAA
- a CDS encoding helix-turn-helix domain-containing protein, which yields MKIETYFPSAILSRFIREYKIVESQEAATNYVLPDTAIVLAFRFNMPLVNIGGFLRNPPGTLVTGISPSARNIAYPKGAKTLLILFREGGAAAFFRLPFYEIFGASISLEDLLPNDIVNEIESNLHEARTDQQRIMIVESFLLGILSNTDSDKLIAYAVQQIKKDKGQTNIRKLAGLLNISIDPFEKRFRKLTGTTPKHFSAIIKLRETIQMYPTVNKLTDLVYEMNYFDQSHFIKDFKRFTGKTPGEFFRNGAQKVW from the coding sequence ATGAAGATTGAAACGTATTTTCCATCTGCCATTTTGAGCCGCTTTATCCGGGAGTATAAGATAGTGGAAAGCCAGGAAGCCGCAACCAATTATGTGCTGCCGGACACCGCCATTGTGCTCGCTTTCCGGTTCAATATGCCATTGGTCAACATCGGCGGTTTCCTAAGGAATCCGCCGGGAACGCTGGTTACCGGCATCTCTCCTTCAGCACGCAATATTGCCTATCCGAAAGGCGCGAAAACGCTGTTGATACTTTTCCGGGAAGGTGGCGCAGCCGCTTTTTTCAGGTTGCCATTCTATGAAATTTTCGGGGCTTCGATATCTCTGGAAGACTTGCTGCCTAATGATATAGTAAACGAAATTGAATCCAATCTGCACGAGGCCAGGACGGATCAGCAAAGGATCATGATCGTTGAAAGCTTCCTGCTTGGTATCCTGTCCAATACCGATAGCGACAAATTGATCGCCTATGCCGTTCAGCAGATCAAAAAAGATAAAGGGCAAACTAATATCCGCAAACTGGCGGGTTTACTGAACATCAGCATAGACCCCTTTGAAAAGCGGTTTCGGAAACTGACCGGCACCACACCTAAACATTTCTCGGCCATCATCAAACTCAGGGAAACTATACAGATGTACCCTACAGTTAACAAACTAACGGACTTGGTTTACGAAATGAACTACTTCGACCAATCACATTTCATCAAGGACTTTAAAAGGTTCACCGGGAAAACGCCTGGTGAATTCTTTAGGAACGGCGCCCAAAAAGTCTGGTGA
- a CDS encoding DoxX family protein, which translates to MKNKKLQYGFLKGFITFFMLFSAYYSFSHPKDLQMLGFPDYFRIELVIAKVIGAFVLLLSQTPLRVKEWIYAGFIITMVSALIAHISTHDEIGKIIFVSVDLVLVTLSIRYVSGKDYEKSSNAEAKAIQ; encoded by the coding sequence ATGAAAAATAAAAAACTTCAGTACGGATTTCTTAAAGGGTTCATCACCTTTTTTATGCTGTTCAGCGCTTATTACTCTTTTTCGCACCCTAAAGACCTTCAAATGCTCGGCTTTCCCGATTATTTCCGTATTGAACTGGTTATCGCGAAGGTTATAGGGGCATTTGTGTTGCTACTGTCTCAAACACCGCTGCGTGTGAAAGAATGGATCTACGCAGGCTTTATCATAACGATGGTTTCGGCCTTGATTGCTCATATTAGTACGCATGATGAAATCGGAAAAATAATTTTTGTTTCTGTGGATCTTGTTTTAGTTACACTTTCCATCAGATATGTTTCCGGAAAGGATTATGAGAAATCATCAAACGCAGAAGCGAAAGCTATTCAATAA